One Streptomyces sp. B21-105 genomic region harbors:
- a CDS encoding SpoIIE family protein phosphatase produces MGFPAAPVTAPAEGLEAIGTGAYLVDEQGRILAVNALAEQLLDRPAADLLGQDAHDLLHRDAHGQPLPRSQCNMRQAFHAGRTEQAPEDYFARGDGSLLAISWLITPFDLAGHENTTLVLFHAPRPAEADARPEPAPTLLPELERLALLAATTTQLTSTLDVEEALRRLVTLVVPRLADWAIVDLITERDEVWRTVVVEADGGDLVRHDELQGPMPPIPEESPMPLSRALRGVASTLAGPQTYQGPPDSGIAVEQRRLFEATGVHSAAIAPIRSTRAVLGALTLGRAKQPGEFHTTDLPLLEDIARRAGLALDNARLYQRQRKVAETMQNHLLPQMPRVPGLQMTVRYLPAPDASQVGGDWYDAFSLSDGATALAVGDVVGHDLEAAAGMAQVRNMLRAYAWALHEPPSQIVARLDEAVMHITDVAMATLILARVEAADDGHWRLSWTNAGHPPPLLISHDGLAEYLTGGHGILLGTGARRPRADATVLLPPGSTLLLYTDGLIEEPGHTLDEGLHRLRRHAAALAHRPLASFTDLLLRRVRPAANDDDVALLALRTPPRS; encoded by the coding sequence ATGGGGTTCCCGGCGGCACCCGTCACCGCGCCGGCCGAGGGACTCGAGGCCATCGGGACCGGGGCTTACCTCGTGGACGAGCAGGGACGCATCCTCGCCGTCAACGCTCTCGCCGAGCAGCTGCTGGACCGGCCCGCCGCGGATCTGCTCGGCCAGGACGCGCACGACCTGCTGCACCGGGACGCCCATGGCCAGCCTCTGCCGAGAAGCCAGTGCAACATGCGGCAGGCGTTCCACGCCGGTCGCACCGAGCAGGCCCCGGAGGACTACTTCGCACGCGGGGACGGCTCCCTGCTGGCCATCTCGTGGCTGATCACCCCGTTCGATCTCGCAGGCCACGAGAACACCACGCTCGTCCTCTTCCACGCCCCTCGTCCGGCGGAGGCCGACGCCCGGCCCGAGCCGGCTCCCACGCTGCTGCCGGAGCTCGAACGCCTCGCGCTGCTGGCCGCGACGACGACGCAGCTGACGTCCACCCTCGATGTCGAAGAGGCACTGCGCCGGCTGGTGACCCTGGTGGTGCCGCGTCTGGCGGACTGGGCCATCGTCGACCTCATCACCGAGCGCGACGAGGTGTGGCGCACCGTCGTCGTCGAGGCGGACGGCGGCGACCTGGTGCGCCACGACGAACTTCAGGGACCGATGCCGCCGATCCCCGAGGAGTCGCCGATGCCCCTGTCCCGGGCGCTGCGCGGGGTCGCCTCGACCCTGGCCGGCCCGCAGACCTACCAGGGGCCCCCGGATTCCGGCATCGCGGTCGAGCAGCGCCGTCTGTTCGAGGCCACCGGCGTCCACTCCGCGGCCATCGCGCCCATCCGCAGCACACGCGCGGTCCTCGGGGCGCTGACCCTGGGCCGCGCCAAGCAGCCGGGGGAGTTCCACACCACCGACCTTCCGCTGCTCGAGGACATCGCCCGCCGCGCCGGCCTCGCCCTGGACAACGCGCGCCTCTACCAGCGTCAGCGCAAGGTCGCCGAGACCATGCAGAACCATCTGCTGCCCCAGATGCCGCGCGTGCCCGGCCTGCAGATGACGGTCCGCTACCTGCCCGCGCCCGACGCCTCGCAGGTGGGCGGCGACTGGTACGACGCCTTCTCCCTGTCCGACGGCGCCACCGCGCTGGCCGTCGGCGACGTCGTCGGTCACGACCTGGAGGCGGCGGCCGGCATGGCGCAGGTGCGCAACATGCTCCGGGCCTACGCATGGGCTCTGCACGAGCCTCCCAGCCAGATCGTGGCCCGGCTCGACGAGGCGGTCATGCACATCACCGACGTCGCCATGGCCACCTTGATCCTCGCCCGGGTCGAAGCGGCCGACGACGGTCACTGGCGGCTGTCCTGGACCAACGCCGGCCACCCACCGCCCCTGTTGATCAGTCACGACGGCCTGGCCGAGTACCTCACGGGAGGACACGGCATCCTCCTGGGCACCGGCGCCCGCAGACCCCGTGCCGACGCCACCGTCCTGTTGCCGCCCGGCTCCACCCTGCTCCTTTACACCGACGGCCTGATCGAGGAACCCGGCCACACCCTCGACGAGGGTCTGCACCGGCTGCGCCGGCACGCCGCCGCCCTCGCCCACCGCCCGCTGGCTTCCTTCACCGACCTGCTGCTGCGCCGGGTCCGCCCCGCCGCCAACGACGACGACGTCGCCCTCCTCGCCCTGCGGACCCCGCCCCGGAGTTGA
- a CDS encoding jacalin-like lectin, whose product MRRLLTCLTAAAVTCGGFLATATPAAAADPASGSFSALTYNVAGLPAIISSASTPRDTSTTAIGQRIAPYDIVHVEEDFNYHSYLYAADTAHAYRTPTSGGAGIGSGLNTLSKLPYDADDFERVRWNSCQIDSGDCLTPKGFTFIRERLAEGVYVDFYNLHTNAGTNAGDLASRADNLAQLTAFIKTHSAGNAVVVMGDTNTRYTRAGDTIAEFAAANGLTDAWVKLVRGGTPPAKGSDALVCDQTGPTVPNTCEVVDKVLYRGSKLVSLDATSYNNEHAKFLTGDGLMLSDHDPVAVGFSWSRNPDFQLSDQFGGPHGDYYNDIDAVPAGASPVSLSLRSGTRVDGVALTLAGGKALTHGGTGGTVSTLTLGSGEYVTSAQLCQGRKDGLTRVFSAKFTTNLGRSLSGGTTTSDCVTRTAPSGLQLAGFHGRAGNEIDKLGFIYTKR is encoded by the coding sequence ATGCGCCGTCTCCTCACCTGCCTCACGGCCGCGGCCGTCACCTGCGGCGGATTCCTCGCGACCGCGACACCCGCCGCCGCGGCGGACCCGGCCTCCGGCTCCTTCAGCGCCCTCACCTACAACGTCGCGGGCCTGCCGGCGATCATCTCCAGCGCCTCCACACCCCGCGACACCAGCACCACAGCCATCGGCCAACGCATCGCGCCGTACGACATCGTGCACGTCGAGGAGGACTTCAACTACCACTCCTACCTCTACGCCGCCGACACCGCACACGCCTACCGCACCCCGACCAGCGGCGGCGCCGGCATCGGCAGCGGACTCAACACCCTCTCCAAACTCCCCTACGACGCCGACGACTTCGAGCGGGTGCGCTGGAACTCCTGCCAGATCGACTCCGGTGACTGCCTCACCCCCAAGGGCTTCACCTTCATCCGGGAACGGCTCGCCGAGGGCGTCTACGTCGACTTCTACAACCTGCACACCAACGCCGGCACCAACGCCGGCGACCTCGCCTCGCGCGCCGACAACCTCGCCCAGCTGACGGCCTTCATCAAGACCCACTCCGCCGGGAACGCCGTCGTCGTCATGGGTGACACCAACACCCGCTACACCCGGGCCGGCGACACCATCGCCGAGTTCGCCGCCGCCAACGGACTCACCGACGCCTGGGTGAAACTCGTGCGCGGCGGCACCCCGCCCGCCAAGGGCAGCGACGCCCTCGTCTGCGACCAGACCGGCCCCACCGTGCCCAACACCTGCGAGGTCGTCGACAAGGTCCTCTACCGCGGCAGCAAACTGGTCTCGCTCGACGCCACGTCGTACAACAACGAGCACGCCAAGTTCCTCACCGGTGACGGACTCATGCTCTCCGACCACGACCCCGTCGCCGTCGGCTTCTCCTGGTCGCGCAACCCGGACTTCCAGCTCAGCGACCAGTTCGGCGGACCGCACGGCGACTACTACAACGACATCGACGCCGTACCGGCCGGCGCGAGCCCCGTCAGCCTCTCGCTGCGCAGCGGCACCCGCGTCGACGGCGTCGCCCTGACCCTCGCGGGCGGCAAGGCCCTCACCCACGGCGGCACCGGCGGCACGGTCTCGACCCTGACTCTGGGCAGCGGCGAGTACGTCACCTCCGCCCAGCTGTGCCAGGGCCGCAAGGACGGTCTCACGCGCGTCTTCTCCGCCAAGTTCACCACCAACCTCGGCCGCAGCCTGTCCGGCGGGACGACCACGTCCGACTGCGTGACGCGCACCGCACCGTCCGGCCTGCAGCTCGCCGGGTTCCACGGCCGCGCGGGGAACGAGATCGACAAGCTGGGCTTCATCTACACGAAGCGCTGA
- a CDS encoding serine/threonine-protein kinase, with protein MGRVYLARPTDESPGLVALKVIRPEYAEDPSFRRRFEREASVHARLRTPHAPRLCGTGFQDELLWMATEYLPGFDLAEAVREDGTLETGAVWRLVGELGRALAGLAVEGIVHRDLKPSNVLLSVRGAHVIDFGISKAADASAITGTGNRVGTPAYMSPEHLREGRSDTASDVFSLAGTLAYAVTGRAPFGDGTGVDVMHRVAFEEPHPEVIGEISAADPELGALLTACLAKEPTQRPSPQQLIATAGAHAVPSVWPEPLGAKVQARQRAYEALLRLPAAGTPRLRSAGDPFAASAVRTPEAVPPVPPAPSSPSPASASSPSSAAESDPAATPSQRSGPVQAPARSRRRPLLIAAAALSTCAVGAAGFLLIGQDHPATASPETGVTRAVGAEPGGASTAPASPSTSAHARPDVDGAAVENRDGTTGAPAPDAKASASAAGGHVNASGGTGTGTAPDSSPSPTPSTAAPSAVTDTAPWLSECTYYAGKARTLFGDTGKRVQQVQCMLSKRGYSAGSADADGEFGAGTKAAVQTFQSERGLKANGVVRPDTWNALRSTE; from the coding sequence ATGGGACGGGTCTACCTGGCCCGCCCCACGGACGAGAGTCCTGGACTGGTCGCGCTGAAGGTGATCAGGCCGGAGTACGCGGAGGATCCGAGCTTCCGGCGTCGTTTCGAACGCGAGGCGTCGGTGCACGCCCGTCTTCGGACGCCGCACGCGCCACGGCTGTGCGGTACGGGCTTCCAGGACGAACTGCTGTGGATGGCCACGGAGTACCTCCCCGGCTTCGACCTGGCGGAGGCCGTACGCGAGGACGGCACCCTGGAGACGGGCGCGGTCTGGCGGCTGGTGGGGGAACTGGGCCGGGCGCTCGCCGGGCTCGCCGTCGAGGGGATCGTGCACCGGGACCTGAAGCCGTCCAACGTGCTGCTGTCCGTCCGGGGCGCACACGTGATCGACTTCGGCATCTCCAAGGCCGCGGACGCGAGTGCGATCACCGGTACGGGCAATCGTGTGGGCACACCGGCCTACATGTCGCCCGAACACCTGCGGGAGGGCCGCTCCGACACGGCGTCGGACGTGTTCTCGCTCGCCGGGACGCTGGCCTACGCGGTGACCGGGCGGGCTCCGTTCGGCGACGGCACCGGTGTCGACGTGATGCACCGGGTGGCGTTCGAGGAACCCCATCCCGAGGTGATCGGTGAGATCTCCGCGGCGGACCCGGAGCTCGGCGCGCTGCTGACCGCCTGTCTGGCCAAGGAGCCCACGCAGCGGCCCAGCCCGCAGCAGCTGATCGCCACGGCCGGGGCCCATGCCGTGCCGTCCGTCTGGCCGGAGCCACTGGGCGCGAAGGTGCAGGCCCGGCAGCGGGCGTACGAGGCGCTGCTCCGCCTGCCTGCCGCCGGCACGCCCCGTCTCCGGTCGGCGGGCGACCCGTTCGCAGCTTCGGCCGTTCGGACGCCCGAGGCCGTTCCGCCGGTTCCGCCCGCCCCGTCGTCACCGTCGCCGGCGTCGGCGTCGTCACCGTCGTCGGCGGCGGAGAGCGACCCGGCCGCGACGCCGTCGCAGCGGTCGGGCCCCGTGCAGGCCCCCGCCCGGAGCAGGCGGAGGCCGCTGCTGATCGCCGCCGCGGCCCTCTCGACCTGCGCCGTGGGCGCGGCGGGGTTTCTGCTCATCGGTCAGGATCATCCCGCCACCGCGTCCCCGGAAACCGGTGTCACCAGGGCCGTCGGCGCCGAACCCGGCGGGGCCTCCACCGCGCCGGCCTCCCCGAGCACGAGCGCTCACGCCCGCCCCGACGTGGACGGCGCCGCCGTCGAGAACCGCGACGGCACGACCGGCGCCCCCGCCCCGGACGCCAAGGCGTCGGCCTCCGCGGCCGGCGGGCACGTCAACGCTTCGGGCGGCACCGGAACCGGAACCGCACCGGACAGCTCCCCGTCCCCCACGCCGTCCACCGCCGCCCCGTCCGCCGTGACCGACACGGCGCCCTGGCTGTCCGAGTGCACGTACTACGCCGGCAAGGCACGCACCCTCTTCGGCGACACGGGCAAACGCGTGCAGCAGGTTCAGTGCATGCTGTCCAAGCGCGGGTACAGCGCGGGAAGCGCCGACGCGGACGGCGAGTTCGGGGCCGGCACGAAGGCCGCGGTCCAGACCTTCCAGAGCGAACGGGGACTCAAGGCCAACGGCGTCGTGAGACCCGACACCTGGAACGCGCTGCGCTCCACCGAGTGA
- the tnpA gene encoding IS200/IS605 family transposase, protein MSPRWEPDTDIRRGRHVTFDLHAHLVFVTRYRKGIFDDEMLRRCEEIMREVCDKFEVELREFNGERDHVHLLVHYPSKLALSKLVNSLKGVSSRYLRAEYTGRVNRTGMGSVFWSRSYFAASCGGAPLSIIRQYIEGQRRPLP, encoded by the coding sequence ATGTCACCACGCTGGGAACCAGACACCGATATCCGCAGGGGGCGTCACGTCACCTTCGATCTCCACGCCCACTTGGTGTTCGTCACCAGATACCGGAAGGGAATCTTCGATGACGAGATGCTTCGGCGATGCGAAGAGATCATGCGGGAGGTCTGCGACAAGTTCGAGGTGGAGCTACGCGAGTTCAACGGCGAGCGTGATCACGTGCACCTGCTCGTGCACTACCCGTCCAAGCTCGCCCTCTCCAAGCTGGTCAACAGCCTCAAGGGCGTCAGCTCCCGGTACCTGCGCGCCGAATACACCGGCCGCGTCAACCGAACCGGGATGGGATCGGTGTTCTGGTCCCGCTCGTACTTCGCGGCCTCCTGCGGCGGAGCGCCGCTGTCGATCATCCGTCAGTACATCGAGGGCCAGCGCCGCCCCCTGCCCTGA
- a CDS encoding snapalysin family zinc-dependent metalloprotease → MARALNLLSTVVLAGGLLVGVGTPTQAAGRTPEVIPIDLMLAGSYTDAAREAIEIWNTAVPTIKFVEQDTPAALRVMEYKTARGVQSHVNIKGAGRGWVYLEVGDAQLYKPSRIVVHELGHILSLPDLGPGSPCAKVMSGGWAGSDCVNVQPDAAEKAAVRDFFAAHDVGDRVPWWGSGTPAR, encoded by the coding sequence GTGGCCCGAGCACTGAACCTGTTGTCGACCGTGGTCCTGGCGGGTGGCCTCCTGGTGGGGGTCGGCACGCCGACCCAGGCGGCCGGCCGGACACCGGAGGTCATACCGATCGACCTCATGCTGGCCGGCTCGTACACCGACGCGGCCCGCGAGGCGATCGAGATCTGGAACACGGCCGTCCCGACGATCAAGTTCGTCGAGCAGGACACTCCGGCGGCACTGCGGGTCATGGAGTACAAGACGGCCAGGGGCGTTCAGTCCCACGTCAACATCAAGGGCGCGGGCCGGGGTTGGGTGTACCTCGAAGTCGGGGACGCCCAGTTGTACAAGCCCTCCCGCATCGTCGTCCACGAGTTGGGACACATCCTGTCGCTTCCCGACCTCGGTCCGGGCAGCCCCTGCGCCAAGGTGATGTCGGGAGGCTGGGCGGGATCGGACTGCGTCAACGTGCAGCCCGACGCCGCGGAGAAGGCAGCCGTCCGGGACTTCTTCGCCGCGCACGACGTCGGCGACCGGGTCCCGTGGTGGGGCTCGGGTACTCCCGCGCGGTAG
- a CDS encoding DUF3105 domain-containing protein, with translation MSKTSKKAAAASRKDRIEEMRRAERARERRNRILTVTLSAVIVAAVVGWGAYAINDANEREEQKSAAAEKPVPGEKTWDVKKLGRNHVAGTVSYPMQPPVGGDHHQAWMTCDGTVYTRAIANENAVHSLEHGAVWVTYNDKAADADVKALADRVDRTPYTLMSPDKNQAGKITLSAWGRQLTVEKASDARVEQFLLKYVQGAQTPEPGAACTGGLTAS, from the coding sequence ATGAGCAAGACCAGCAAGAAGGCCGCCGCCGCATCCCGCAAGGACCGTATCGAGGAGATGCGGCGCGCCGAGCGAGCCCGCGAGCGCCGCAACCGCATCCTCACCGTCACCCTCAGCGCGGTCATCGTCGCCGCCGTCGTCGGCTGGGGCGCGTACGCCATCAACGACGCGAACGAGCGTGAGGAGCAGAAGTCCGCCGCCGCGGAGAAGCCGGTCCCCGGTGAGAAGACCTGGGACGTGAAGAAGCTCGGCCGCAACCACGTCGCCGGCACCGTCTCCTACCCGATGCAGCCTCCCGTGGGCGGTGACCACCACCAGGCGTGGATGACATGCGACGGCACGGTCTACACCCGGGCCATAGCGAACGAGAACGCCGTCCACTCCCTCGAACACGGCGCCGTCTGGGTCACGTACAACGACAAGGCCGCCGACGCCGACGTCAAAGCCCTTGCCGACAGGGTCGACAGGACGCCCTACACGCTCATGAGCCCCGACAAGAACCAGGCCGGGAAGATCACCCTGTCCGCCTGGGGCCGTCAACTCACGGTCGAGAAGGCCTCCGACGCCCGGGTCGAGCAGTTCCTGCTCAAGTACGTCCAGGGCGCGCAGACGCCCGAGCCCGGCGCCGCCTGCACCGGCGGGCTGACCGCCTCCTGA
- a CDS encoding NPP1 family protein: MPRTSRTSRVVKTTTVAGSAFALAVALSGSASAGVLQNLPENATSLQTYFEPVYDYDTDSCYPAAAVDPAGNLNGGLKPTGSVTGQCRGGHLDHANTYSRSKCDNGWCGIIYASYFEKDEASPGIGHRHDWECMVVWVAEGANTPSYLSASRHGGFSTHPIADVPMSGRRVMAVYHKDGASTHAFRFAQWGETAENDTGAWHQENLLTWDNLAPNLRNTLNGSDWGDANLPLQDSKFNDTLNKAKPSAIPFDPYA, from the coding sequence ATGCCTCGAACCAGCAGGACTTCCCGGGTCGTCAAAACCACGACCGTCGCGGGCAGCGCCTTCGCGCTCGCCGTCGCCCTGTCGGGCAGCGCCTCCGCCGGCGTGCTGCAGAACCTTCCCGAGAACGCCACCTCGCTCCAGACGTACTTCGAGCCCGTGTACGACTACGACACGGACTCGTGCTACCCGGCCGCCGCCGTCGACCCGGCCGGCAACCTCAACGGCGGCCTGAAGCCCACCGGTTCCGTCACCGGCCAGTGTCGCGGGGGCCACCTCGACCACGCCAACACCTACTCGCGGTCCAAGTGCGACAACGGCTGGTGCGGGATCATCTACGCCAGCTACTTCGAGAAGGACGAGGCGTCGCCCGGCATCGGCCACCGCCACGACTGGGAGTGCATGGTCGTCTGGGTCGCCGAGGGCGCGAACACGCCGTCCTACCTGTCCGCCTCCCGGCACGGCGGGTTCAGCACCCATCCGATCGCCGACGTCCCGATGAGCGGCCGGCGCGTCATGGCCGTCTACCACAAGGACGGCGCCAGCACCCACGCCTTCCGCTTCGCCCAGTGGGGTGAGACGGCCGAGAACGACACCGGCGCCTGGCACCAGGAGAACCTGCTCACCTGGGACAACCTGGCGCCCAACCTGCGCAACACCCTGAACGGCTCCGACTGGGGCGACGCCAACCTCCCCCTCCAGGACTCCAAGTTCAACGACACGCTCAACAAGGCCAAGCCGTCCGCGATCCCCTTCGACCCGTACGCCTGA
- a CDS encoding phosphatase domain-containing protein, producing MPVVHVMTGLPASGKTTAARRMQAESEGRMRRVNLDDLRTMLDVPAPERGRSHAHEQTVLAIQDAAVRAAVDGGFDVVVDNTHMTPHIPKRLKAAVAGQATFVVHDFTDVPVEECIRRDAARERVVGEEIIRLLAHKHGVAKRGGWRLTAEWLNDEPSVEPYVVDPALPSAVMCDIDGTLALRGARGPFDFTRCGEDLLNVSVRDALRSFRGADGDVVVLLSGRGEEHRERTEAWLRAHEVPYDELWMRAAGDGRRDDVVKAELFDRHVRHRFAVRVSLDDRDRVVAVWRRMGLPTWQVNYGSF from the coding sequence GTGCCCGTAGTACACGTCATGACGGGGCTTCCGGCCTCGGGGAAGACGACCGCCGCGCGCAGGATGCAGGCGGAGTCCGAGGGCCGGATGCGTCGTGTCAACCTCGACGATCTGCGGACGATGCTCGACGTCCCGGCGCCCGAGCGCGGCCGGTCGCACGCGCATGAGCAGACGGTGCTGGCGATCCAGGACGCGGCGGTGCGCGCGGCCGTCGACGGCGGTTTCGACGTCGTCGTGGACAACACGCACATGACGCCGCACATACCGAAGCGACTGAAGGCCGCCGTGGCGGGACAGGCCACCTTCGTCGTGCACGACTTCACCGACGTACCGGTGGAGGAGTGCATCCGGCGCGACGCCGCACGGGAGCGCGTGGTCGGCGAGGAGATCATCCGGCTCCTGGCCCACAAGCACGGCGTGGCCAAGCGGGGCGGCTGGCGGCTCACCGCGGAGTGGCTCAACGACGAGCCGTCCGTCGAGCCGTACGTCGTGGACCCGGCCCTCCCGTCGGCCGTCATGTGCGACATCGACGGCACGCTCGCTCTGCGGGGCGCCCGGGGGCCGTTCGACTTCACCCGCTGCGGGGAGGACCTGCTCAACGTGTCGGTGCGCGATGCGCTGCGTTCCTTCCGGGGCGCCGACGGCGATGTCGTGGTCCTGCTCTCGGGCCGCGGTGAGGAGCACCGCGAGCGGACGGAGGCGTGGCTGCGTGCGCACGAGGTGCCGTACGACGAGCTGTGGATGCGTGCCGCGGGCGACGGCCGCCGCGACGACGTGGTGAAGGCGGAGCTGTTCGACCGGCATGTGCGTCACCGCTTCGCGGTGCGGGTCTCCCTCGACGACCGTGATCGCGTCGTCGCGGTGTGGCGCCGGATGGGTCTGCCGACCTGGCAGGTCAACTACGGCAGCTTCTGA
- a CDS encoding T4 RnlA family RNA ligase has product MSQVDLTLHELLPPQELAAALDAGHVTRKQHPQLPLSIYTYTRVCQYERVWNRVTTRCRGLVADDVTGEIVALPLPKFFNVGEHEARQPYAPELPDEPFEVYEKVDGSLAVVFHYAGRWRVASKGSFISTQATWAQRLLDGKDTSRLVPGVTYLAEILYPQNRIVVDYGERRDLVLLAAFAKDGTEVALAEAATHWGDIGSVVTVWPAMPLGELLALAEGNRLPGGRAATGTEAEGFVLRFASGVRAKAKLAEYVRLHKVLTGVTERDVWRGHGIQRFAGLPAKQVAQALGCSAEDVTASGGRPLDALLEQVPDEFDAWVRGVIAGIEKQVDDRERAIDEAFRSLAPLADDRGAFARAVSALPDAALRPAMFLRLDGRPTELVTYRSTRPEASDPFKTDEEN; this is encoded by the coding sequence ATGAGCCAGGTCGACCTGACTCTTCACGAGCTGCTGCCGCCGCAGGAGTTGGCGGCCGCGCTCGACGCGGGGCACGTCACGCGCAAGCAGCACCCGCAACTGCCGCTGTCCATCTACACGTACACGCGGGTGTGCCAGTACGAACGGGTGTGGAACCGGGTGACGACCCGCTGCCGCGGTCTGGTGGCCGACGACGTGACCGGGGAGATCGTCGCGCTGCCGCTGCCCAAGTTCTTCAACGTGGGTGAGCACGAGGCCCGTCAGCCGTACGCGCCCGAGCTGCCGGACGAGCCGTTCGAGGTGTACGAGAAGGTCGACGGCAGCCTTGCGGTGGTGTTCCACTACGCGGGCCGGTGGCGGGTCGCGTCGAAGGGCTCGTTCATCAGCACCCAGGCCACCTGGGCGCAGCGGCTGCTCGACGGGAAGGACACCTCCCGCCTGGTTCCCGGGGTGACCTACCTGGCCGAGATCCTGTACCCGCAGAACCGGATCGTCGTCGACTACGGCGAGCGCCGTGACCTGGTGCTGTTGGCCGCGTTCGCCAAGGACGGCACGGAAGTCGCCCTGGCCGAGGCCGCGACGCACTGGGGTGACATCGGTTCGGTCGTCACCGTGTGGCCGGCCATGCCGCTCGGCGAACTGCTGGCCCTGGCCGAGGGCAACCGGCTTCCCGGCGGCCGGGCGGCCACCGGTACCGAGGCCGAGGGGTTCGTGCTGCGCTTCGCCTCGGGTGTGCGGGCCAAGGCCAAGCTGGCCGAGTACGTGCGCCTCCACAAGGTGCTCACCGGTGTGACCGAGCGGGACGTCTGGCGCGGCCACGGCATCCAGCGCTTCGCGGGGCTGCCCGCCAAGCAGGTGGCCCAGGCGCTCGGCTGCTCGGCCGAGGACGTCACCGCGTCCGGGGGCCGGCCGCTGGACGCGCTGCTGGAGCAGGTGCCCGACGAGTTCGACGCCTGGGTGCGCGGTGTCATCGCGGGGATAGAGAAGCAGGTGGACGACCGCGAGCGGGCGATCGACGAGGCGTTCCGGTCCCTCGCCCCGCTCGCCGACGACCGGGGGGCCTTCGCCCGCGCCGTGAGCGCGCTGCCCGACGCCGCGCTGCGCCCGGCGATGTTCCTGCGCCTGGACGGGCGCCCGACCGAGCTCGTGACGTACCGTTCCACCCGGCCGGAGGCGTCCGACCCGTTCAAGACCGACGAGGAGAACTGA